A segment of the Pristiophorus japonicus isolate sPriJap1 chromosome 1, sPriJap1.hap1, whole genome shotgun sequence genome:
gtgaatccctttccacacacggtGCAGGTGAATGGCCTCACCCCGGTGTGAACACGACGGTGTCTTAAAAGGTAGCTTGAACAAacaaatctcttcccacacacagagcagatgaacggcctctcaccagtgtgaactcgcttgtgtatcAAAAGGTTGGATGAAacggtgaatcccttcccacacacggagcagatgaatggtctttccccagtgtgaattcgcttgtgCGTAGTGAGGCTGGATGAacaagtaaatcccttcccacagacagagcagatgaacggcctctccccagtgtgaactcgcttgtgtgtcAAAAGGTCACTTggacgagtgaatcgcttcccacacacgggacaTGGGAACGGCCGCTCTCCTGTGTGAATTCGCTTGTGTGTCAAAAGATGaactgaacgagtgaatcccttcccacacacggagcagtagTATGGCAAATCATCAGTGTGAATACCCTCGTGTGTGAAAAGGTGGGCTaaacgagtgaatccctttccacacacggaACAGTTAAATGGTCTCTCcttggtgtgaactcgctggtgttcagcaAGTTGCAATGACTGGGTGAACTTCTCCCCACAGTGAGAGCAACTGAATGGACTCTCATGAGTGTGAAGGAGCTGGTGTTCAGCCAGACGGAATGACTGCCGGAACCTCTTCCCGCAGTGAGAGCAACAGAATggcctctcgtcagtgtgaacttgctggtgggtAATCAGTTCCTCAGAGGTTGGAAAGccgttcccacagtcagaacatttaaaagctcTCTCATCAGCATGATCAAGTTGGTGTGCAGTGagttgggatgaacaagtgaatccctttccacacacggagcaggtgaatggcctctccctattGCGAGCTCGCTGGCGTGTCAGCATGCTggacaactgagtgaatcccttccaacataaggaccagatgaacagcctctcccgttTCCAGCCGGGGCAGTTAattaaatcccttcccacagtccccacatttctccatggtgcgggtgtccttgtgtatcgccaggttggacgatcagttgaagccttgtccacacaccgaatacgtgtacagtttctccccgctgtgaatggtgcgatgtttttcaggctgtgtaactggttaaagctctttccacagtcagtgcactggaacactctcactcgggtgtgcgtgtgtgtcggtgcttttccagtcacactgatgtttgaaatctttccccacagacagaacaattctccttccacattcaaaggtcctgatgaatggagtgactgtgtcagatcttgatgtgatggtgGCTGTGAGTTTGCGGCCTGTAAATGCTGCCCCTCTCACAGCCTGTaacagcagtttacaaaagccatcactgagagtccaggatagaaattcacaacattctctcctcctggttcctgccCAAGGGGGCCGCACATGCGCCCTGCTGCCCCCAGGCCTGTCAATGGGAGAAAGCCCCGCAGTTGCCGCCCCTCTCGGGACAAACGCGACGCCAAACCCGCAGATTCTTGTTCGGGGCTTGGGGCCTGCAGCCTGCACCACCCGCGCATGCTCAGGAAGGACCGAGCTGGCGGTTGGCAAAAATCAGGTTTAAAagtttcagccaatgagggagatccggactcagccccgcccactggagagggagcaagccccgcccctctcacactcccattgGTTGGAGGACtaaccgcccgctcggtcctccagtccCACCCCGCTCTTCTTATTGGTCTGGacctgccgtcaatcacccggggagcttgagctgagcatgcgcagtaTCGGCGTCTAACTCTCAGCGAGCGCATGCAAAACAAAGGGAAATAGAAATGGCCAGGGAGCGTCCGTAAATGAAGAAGCAATGGTGGCTGAGCAGGAAGCGCCTGTAAATGAAAGATCAATGGTGGCTGAGCAGGGAGTGTCGataaatgaaggagcaatggtagctcagcagggagcgtctgtaaatgaaggagaaatggtgCTGAGCAGGGAGTGTCTTTAAGGAATCCTAAAATCCGAGAATATTACAGcctagaaggtggccattcggcccattgagtctgcgccggctctttcggagcgcaatccagttagtcccactctcccgctctttccccaaattcCTGCAATTTCATTCTGCTTCAAatttttatccaattcacttttgaaggctactatccaCCACCCTCCCTGTCAGACATTGcaatccaaatcctaaccactcattgcatgaaaatcagaaataggagcaggagtaggccatttggcccctcgagcctgctctgccatttaataagatcatggctgatctgattttcctcatgtgacctctgttctTGTCAATCACCTTAATTTTGTGCCTTCtagttatcagccactggaaacagtttctctatttattctatctaaacTCTTAATGATTGtatacacctctgtcaaatctcctcttaccctTCTCTGCCCTAACGAGCACaatcccagcttccccagtctctccacataactgaagtccctcatccctagaaccattctagtaaatctcttctgtaccctccaaAACTTTTGCGTCCTTCCTAAATTGTGATCCTTTATGCTTTTTTAActcctttgttaacctgtcctgccaccttcaaagatttaaaaaattctttaaatatttcaaaaaatgtagcagaaatggtgactggtcagggagcatctgtaaaggaaggagaaattgtGACTGGGCATGAAGccttaatttaaaaattctcatccttgttttcaaatcgctccatggtctcgcccctcccattctctgtaaccgcctccagtcctacaaccctctgagatctctgtgctcccccAATTCGGTCCTCTTGTGCATCCCGATTTTAATCACACCACTattgacagccatgccttcagctgcctgggcccgaagctgctGAATTCtatcccgaaacctctctgcccctcaaccctctctcctcctttaagttgttcCTTAAAACGtccttctttgaccaagttttgggtcacctgccctaatatttccttatgtagctcggtttaGACTGCAAATGTTTAGAgtctatagagtttagaagaatgagacgtgatctctttgaaacatacaaaaatcttacagggcttgacagggtagttgctgggAGGATGAtttctctggctgaggagtctagaaccagggggtcagtctcagaataaggggtcggccatttaggactgagatgaggagaaacttcttcactcagagggttctgaatgtaatgtatataatgaattGAAAGACTTGtttctgtaaactcactcaggtgcaaacctggttcaactttattcgagcCCAACGTGCGCACATGACatagtactcgctcttatataccagggcatgCGCACACGCGTGTCCAACCCgctgacctccgacagtagtgccccctggtgtctagtgaccccaagcatcagtaCATAACAGCATCCCCCttaaagatcttagtatcagtctctttacaaattaagacggtctggggctttttgctcacgagttgatcgtcctcgttcaactccagttctggacgggcattctgagtcagttatgactggcggctgagtaactgatctgatgggactggtaatgaccctatcagagactgaaagtccagattcagtcaTGACAGCAGtgttctgatgaatgaacattggttggttggttggtcactgactgcattttcctcaaccggttccggttcatccatgtgccgcagttttatctgatcaacaccctccttggccataacagtaccgttaatccactttggaccttaaccataattcagcacataaactggatcgttgacagagatgtcacgtgacacagcagcatgatcatgatagcattgctgattttgacgtctgttttcaacatgatcattcaaatcaggatgaacaagagaaaactTGGTCTTGAGACGTCTCTTCAtctgtagttcagcaggggagaccccagtaaacgtgtgaggtcttgtcctgtaactaagcaatatacatgacaagcgaCTCTGCAGTGAACCCGGAGTCACATGTTTCacgctttgcttgatcatttgaatcgcatgctctgcttgaccattagacgcaggtttgaatgAAGCATAGAAacacagcaacatagaaaatatatgcaggagcaggccattcggcccttcgagcctgcaccaccattcaatatgatcatggctgatcatgcaacttcagtaccccactcccgccttctctccatacccgctgatccccttagccataagggccacatctaactccctcttgaatatatccaacgaactggagtcaacaactttctgtggtagagaattccaccagtTCACtagtctcaatagtagctgtggacgtattggatgacataataatacactctatccactttgaatatgcattcaccacaacaaaaaacatctttcccaggaaagggcccacaaaatcgatgtgtatcctcgaccatggtttagatggccatgaccaaagactcagcggagattccgctggtactttacttagctgcatgcaagtattgcactgatgcacacatgattccagatcagagtcaattccaggccaccaaacatgagccctggcaacggttttcatcatgacgataccaggatgagtgctatgtagttcacgtacaaatttttctctgccttccttaggtataacaacacgattgccccacagtaaacaatctgactgaatggatagttcatctttgcgatggttgtaaggtttggtttcatcacacatttccataggtattgcagaccaatcaccactgaggacatgtttcacaaccgataaaataggatcatggctggtccagatcctcacttgttgagcagtgacaggagtacctccactctcaaaagcatccattactaacagtagatctgcaggttgaggcgtctccacttcaggtgtgggcaacggcagatgactcagtgcatcggcacaattctcagtgccaggtctatgatgaataacataatcataggcagacaatgtcaatacccacctctggatacgggacaatgcattggtattaatacctttgttttccgaaaacaatgaaatgagtggcttgtgatccgtttcgagttcaaaatgaagaccaaacaggtactgatgcatctttttgaccccatacacacagggcaTAGCTTCTTTTTCTACgatgctctttccgcctttgacaaacttttcgaagcatacgcaacagattaTAGCttgcccgactcatttgcttgttggagtacacagccaaccccatatgatgaagcatcacaggccaatacaagatgcttatacggatcatagtgaacaagcagcttgttcaaACAGagcagatttttggctttctcaaaagctctacctcgagatacaccccagacccagttgttgccttttctgagcagcatgtgcagtgcctctaataaagtgctcaatctgggtaagaaattactgaagtagttgagttgcccatggaatgaatgcagctccatcacattctgaggtctgggtgcattcttgatggccttggtttttgaatcagtaggcctgatgctatcagcagcaatcttcctccccaggaattcaacttcagatgTCACGGTTTCTTAAtctataaggggataaagggttatggggaacgggcagggaagtggagctaagtccatgatcagatcagccatgatcttattgaatggcgtagcaggctcgaggggccgtatggcctactcctattcctatttcttatgttcttatgttcttatgtaagacacacttcaaacatttcagcctgagtcccactttgtccagacaatgtagaacgtcTTCAacattgttcagatgttcatcagtgtcgcgacctgtgaccagaatgtcatcttgaaacatgacggttctggggacggacttcagtagactcttcatgttcctctgaaatatggctgcagccgaacggattccaaaaggacacctgttgtagacaaacagtcctttatgggtgttgatacaggtgagtttctttgaagtgtcgacaagctcctgtgtcatataggccgacgtcagatccagtttagtgaacaacttttcACCAGCTATCATggcaacaggtcatcagctttcggtagcggatactgatcctgttttgaaaatcggttaatcgtaaccttgtagtctcgagAGATCcttacagtgccatcactctttaacacaggaatgataggagtgggccattcgttaaattcgaccggtgatatgaccccttcacgttggagtctgtcaagctcaatttcgaccttctccctcttcatgtacagaacagactgagctttatgatagacaggtcttgcatcagaatccaggtgaatctgcaccttggctccagtaaaattgccaatgctcggttcaaacaaagaaggaaacttcttcagcacttgagcacacgaagtgtcatccaccgaggatatcattccagttccacttgattatctcgagccaattcctgccgaacagtgttggaccattgcctgggatgattcgtaatggtaaatcgtgaaccacactatcatacgacaccttgactactgcactgccaatcaccggtatgaattCTTTAGTATTAAGATGCAATTTAgtattgattggactcagcttaggcttcacagtctcagtgtcccacagcttgtcaactgactcgcactcgtgtccagctccattgatacaggcacaccattcagcttcacattaaccattatcagttggctctttgtcggGAACGAATACAGGCCGTACACTTACTAAttgggtatcttgggttgcatatccggtCCAGCActcgactggtcatcatcatcaattgagcagcacgcttgctcacttgtgggcacattcgctgaagatacCACACTTTCGAAcagtctttacagatgtactgtttaaaccaacactgatgaggccgatgatagcCCCCATAATGCcagcagggtgaaatcggattcgtacccgttggcagattttgagcagctacaggtttcacataagcagttaaGTAATCCCTGCCATAAACAGCTcggccagacgacgacacaatcttgtttacagtacttgccgtggagctccgactcttcgatggtatctgccttaaattatcatcagttgccatgcatgtctgggcagtcgcgatgaccttgctcaaatccagtgtttctgcagccaataatttcagaaggatcacatcatggttgatgcctatcacgaagaaatctcgcagcatgtcttccaatgcatttCTGAACTTACAAAGCTCAgccagacgtcttaggtcagcgacgaatccagacacatcctggccctcagcatgaacatgtctGTAGAAGCGATGGCGTGAGAGGATGAACccctcttttggtttgagatgttcACGCACCACAACGCACAAATCCCCATACTTTTTGGACGTTGgatttgcaggcgagagaagattcttcatgaggccataaatt
Coding sequences within it:
- the LOC139269634 gene encoding zinc finger protein 271-like, which encodes MLTRQRARNRERPFTCSVCGKGFTCSSQLTAHQLDHADERAFKCSDCGNGFPTSEELITHQQVHTDERPFCCSHCGKRFRQSFRLAEHQLLHTHESPFSCSHCGEKFTQSLQLAEHQRVHTKERPFNCSVCGKGFTRLAHLFTHEGIHTDDLPYYCSVCGKGFTRSVHLLTHKRIHTGERPFPCPVCGKRFTRPSDLLTHKRVHTGERPFICSVCGKGFTCSSSLTTHKRIHTGERPFICSVCGKGFTVSSNLLIHKRVHTGERPFICSVCGKRFVCSSYLLRHRRVHTGVRPFTCTVCGKGFTNSSHRLTHQIIHTGERPFTCSVCGKSFAQSSTLWTHRQVHSDKRPSFKCSDCEKTYKRNNDLLIHQRTHTGEKPFSCSTCQKRFAAPSQLMKHQRIHSGVKPFTCSVCQKGFSTSSSRLAHRRVHTGERPFICSVCGKGFAASSNLRIHQRIHTGERPFTCTKCGKGFAQSSTLVKHWRVHTGERPFTCSVCGKRFTDSADLLRHRRVHTGERPFICSVCGKGFTDSSNLVKHRRIHPLQPKLDSAVIDADNSTCTLMTPSSTSRPLLSTPSQALNCQTAYPTSNSG